The following nucleotide sequence is from Paenibacillus odorifer.
GGTAATCCGGAAGCTGCGGACAGATGTATACGCACATATCCAGCGACTACCCGTTCATTTTTTTGACAATTTGCCTGCTGGTAAGGTAGTGTCGCGGGTTACAAATGATACCGAGGCGATTAAGGATCTATTCATTGCCGTCCTTTCCAATTTCAGCACCGGTATTATCAATATAACTGGCGTATATATCGCTCTGTTCTTACTTGATGTCCGTCTGGGTCTGATCAGCTTGTTCATTGTACCTATTCTTGTGCTGTGGATCGTGCTCTATCGCAAAATTGCGACCAAATACAATACGATCATTCGCTCACGTCTAAGTGAAATTAACGCCATTATTAATGAATCGATTCAGGGGATGTCAATCGTCCGGATATTCCGCCGTCAGAAGCAGCTTAGTGCAGAATTTGAGAACCTGAACGATGATTACTTGAAATATCAGAATAAAATGTTAAATCTGAATGCTTTCACGTCCCACAATCTGGTGAACTCACTTCGTAGTCTCTCTTTTGTGATGGTGCTTTGGTATTTCGGACATGGCAGTATTACTGGTTCAACCTTTGTATCCTTAGGCGTTCTGTATGCCTTTGTCGATGTGCTCGGACGTTTGTTCCAACCTATCACAGGTATGGTGAACCAGTTGGCGAACCTGGATACTTCTATGGTATCTGCGGGACGTGTGTTTACGCTTATGGATGAACCTGGAGAGAATGTTACTGACGGCTCCATGCCACGCTACAAAGGAAAAGTGGAATTTAAGAATGTATCTTTTGCTTATAAAAAAGACTACGTCCTTCGCGATATCTCCTTTGAAGCACGCCCGGGTGAAACTGTCGCTCTTGTAGGTCATACGGGTTCCGGCAAAAGCTCAATCATCAATCTGCTGTTCCGGTTCTATGATCCACAAAAAGGCGATATTACGATTGACGGTCAAAAGGTTACGGATATTCCGAAGCAGTGGCTGCGGAATCACATGGGCATCGTGCTGCAGGATCCGTACCTCTTCACGGGCACCATTGCTTCGAACGTCAGCCTAGGGGATGAACGAATTTCACGTGAACGTGTAGAACGTGCATTGCGTGAGGTTGGTGCGGATAAGTTGCTCGCTCATCTTCCACAAGGATTTGATGAACCGGTAATTGAGAAAGGAAGTACTTTATCTGCGGGTCAGCGGCAATTGATTTCTTTTGCGAGAGCTCTCTCCTTTGACCCAGCTATTCTTATTCTAGATGAAGCTACCTCCAACATCGATACAGAAACGGAAAGCGTCATTCAGGATGCGCTGGAAGTTCTCAAAAAAGGACGCACCACTTTCATCATCGCTCACCGCTTATCCACGATTCGCAGTGCAGATCAGATTCTAGTCCTACATCACGGAGAGATCGTAGAACGCGGTAGCCACGATGAACTGATGGCGCTTGGCGGAAGATACTTCCGTATGTACCAGCTGCAAGTAGGTGCCGCTGCTAACAGCTCTGACGATAACGCTGGCGCAAGCAACCGTCCAGCACTCGGAAACTTGCAACCCTCTCTTGAGAAAATGTAATTTACAACCCTGAGTCACTTCATTGTGATTCAGGGTTTTTTCCTGCTTGATCTTAGAACAGATGTTCTGTATTATGGGAATTAATACATATCCTTGGAGGAGTAAACGATGCTTACTTATAATCTGACTAAGAAACAAGCCAGGCTGTTTCTGCTATCTCATCAAAAGTTAACTGCCGGAGCTATCCCTTCCGGAAAACTTAGTATTTATGACTATGTTCGTCACGTAGGCTGCATCCAATATGACCCCCTTAATATTGCCGGCCATAATCATGAGCTGGTCCTCCAAGCACGGATTCCGGGATTTACGCCAGAACTGGTCCAAGAGCTTCTGTATAAAGACAGGTTGCTCGTTGATGGCTGGGACAAGAACATGTCTATTTATTGTACAGAGGATTGGCCTTATTTTAAGCGGAGAAGAACAGCTGCTGCCTCCCACCATCAGGCTAATGAGCCTGTAATGGTCGCTGTAGCACAGGTTCGTGAAGAGCTTCAGAAGCGCGGTCCCCTCTCCTCTTTGGATTTAGACGGAAAGGAGAAAGTAGATTGGGCTTGGGCTCCGACAAGATTATCACGAGCTGCAATGGAAAGCATGTACTTTTGGGGAGAGATTGTTGTCCACCATCGTGTACATACTCGGCGATATTATGATTTCGCTGAACGTTTGTTACCCTCAGAGCTGCTGAGTTCAGCCGATCCAAATGTCACGGAAGAACAATTTCACGATTGGTATGTGATACGTAGAATAGGAAGTATCGGCTTGTTATGGAATAAATCTGGAGACGGATGGCTGGGCATATCCGGACTGAAGAGCAAAGAGCGTGCGGCGGCGATTCAGAGATTACTGGAGAAGGATAGTCTCAGAGAAGTTTGGGTCGAGGGGATTAAGGTTCCGCTTTATATCCGCAGTATAGATGCTCCAACCTTGGAGTCTGTGATGCTGCGAGAATCTGAAGAGATTGGGCTTCAACCACGTGATTCATTTGCGGCTGTTTTGGCTCCGCTGGATAATTTGTTGTGGGAACGCGAGCTGGTTCGGCAATTATTCGGATTTCATTACCGCTGGGAGGTCTATAAGCCGGCAATAGAACGAGAATATGGTTACTATGTACTGCCAATATTATATAATGATCGTTTTGTTGGCAGATTTGAACCGGTGATGGATAAGAAGAACCAAACATTGAATATTAACAATTGGTGGTGGGAACCTGGAGAAAGCCTAACACCGGAGATGATTCCGGCATTAGGCGAAGCTTTAACTGCACTCTCTCGCTGTGTTAGAGCTTCTTCGGTTCATTTTAGACCAGAGGTTGTAACAGCTTGCGGCTTAGAAGGATTATTACAATAAGTTTTCCTCCTCTAATCCAAGCTTCGTGAACATTTCTGTGCAGTAGCCTTGCAGTTTAACTTCAAGTCTACTTGCTTTATTTTTAAAACGTTTCAGCTCCCGAATCATTTTAGCTCTTCCGGCAGGCGTAAAGGTTTCCTGTATACGCTCTTTAAAGTAATCATGAACGATGTAATTACGTTGTTTCCACACTTCCTCCAACTGAGCGGTTTCTTGCTCCGAGAAAGGAAAATGATGTTGGATTTCTTTGATGAGTTGGCCGAGTGAATTGCTGAGTTTTCGCTGATAAAGGTCTGTCAGATCTGCTTCTGTTGGCGTTTTTCCTTGTGATAGCTTAGTAAGCAATAGCAAGTTGGTAAGCTGCTGCTCGAGGGCCTGTCCATAATAAACTGCCAGTCCAAAATAGGCGAATAACTCTTTCGATTGTTCACTCTCAGGTACATATGTATCCTTCATCTTTTCCCCCACTTCTGTATCCTTGTTCCTTTTATCTATACAAGTTATGTTTTGTTGTAATCCCTCTGTCTTGATCTGTACAAATAAAAACCGATAAGCAGTGTTATATATACTAATGCTTGTGCAAATGAACCTAACAACTCCGCTAATGACAATGTATCAGCTTTCATCATGGCCTCCATTACAGGAGTTACTGGCGGCAACAACCAGATCAAAAAATGAAATATACCAGGCAAACTTTCGCTGATTTGTGCTCCACCCAGTGATAGTACAACGATAGCTAATAACATACCTGTTGCGTGACTGCCTTTTTGAATCCAAGAAGATTGAAAGAATAGGGCAATAGCCACACCAAGCATACCCAACAATCCATGTCCTATAAGCGCTAGAATTAACCGATATGCCCCAGGTGATTCTGCGAAATGACCTGTTACCCAAGGATAAAGGACAATCAATATATCTAGCAGCAACGTTAGAAAACAAAGCGTTAAGATACTACCTGCACTATGTTTTGCCGCACTTCGCATGTGAACAACTGCAATCTGCCGATGAACAGCGTGCTCATGATTCAAAAAACTAAGACTCATCCAAGCGCAGCTTATAAAGAGCATTACTGCTGTAGCGGCATAGCTATTCATAACTGGATTGGGCTTATAAGAATACAATATCAAGACTGCAATCACAATCCCCGCTAACGGGCCGAAATAACGCTGAGATCGAGTATAACTTCGCAGCATGTAAACGATAAACGGATACACGTTAGCCCCCCTTGGTTCAACTCCTAGGATTCATCCATTTTTCTAAGTCATGCGATCCTCCGCGAGGTTCTACCGATTGTATTGAACCACCCGACTCCAAGATAACCCGCAAAAAAGTATCTGATTCTGAACTTGTTACTGTCAACGCTGTACGTGCTATGTTACAACTATCCTTAAACGTATTTATTGCAATGAAACCTGCCATTTCCTTCAATTGCTGCAATTTCTGAATCGACAGATTAGACAATAGTATGTATGTAGAGGGTTTAAAGTTCAGCTTCTCTGACCCCTGAATTGACTTTACAATTTTCCCTTCATGTATCACATGAACCTGATCCGCAAGCAATTCAATCCATTGGGGTTCATGTACAGAGAAGACTATAGCAGTACCCTTATTTCTCAAACCAATAAGAAGATCAGCTAACTTATTCATTGAGGGGAGATCAAGGCCCGACATAGGTTCATCAAGAAGCAGCAACGAGGGACTTCCCAGCAAGCTTTGAATCAAATTAATTTTTTGCAGCATTCCTTTGGAGAAATTTAGCATCGACTGCTTGCGAAAGTGCTCCAGCTTAAAAAGTTGAAATAACGTTGTTAGCTCCTGCTCGATCAGGACTGGCGCAAGGCCGCTAATCTGTCCCATACTTCGCAAGTACTGTTCTGGGGTCAGCTTCAACCCTGGAAACATCTCAGGTGCATAACCAATTCTCAGATTTGAATCCTTACAACTCAGCTTTCCAGAGGAAATATGGACCAGTCCAGCTAAGATTGACAACAGCGTACTTTTGCCGGATCCGTTCCGTCCGATCAGAGCAGTTGCAGTCCCCTTTTCAATAGTAAACGATACATCTTCCAATACGGGTCGGCGTCCATACTGTTTACTGATCTGTTCTAATTCTATCAGGGGAATAGCAACATCTATACTACCGCTGGCAAAGTTACGATCTACTAAGTTCGCCACTTAACATTCTCCCTTCATATCTACTGTTAATTCTCCGGTTCCCTACGAATTTCCTCTTCTAGGAATCAAAAAAATGAAAGAACTGCCATAGCAGCCCTTTCTAAAACTTCCTTTCTATCCAGTATTCCTCCCCTTTTTTTCTACCAGTAGCATTAATCAAACAGACCTGGATATAAAAAACCAGACTATTGCTATATTTCTACAGCAACAGTCTGGCTA
It contains:
- a CDS encoding winged helix-turn-helix domain-containing protein, whose amino-acid sequence is MLTYNLTKKQARLFLLSHQKLTAGAIPSGKLSIYDYVRHVGCIQYDPLNIAGHNHELVLQARIPGFTPELVQELLYKDRLLVDGWDKNMSIYCTEDWPYFKRRRTAAASHHQANEPVMVAVAQVREELQKRGPLSSLDLDGKEKVDWAWAPTRLSRAAMESMYFWGEIVVHHRVHTRRYYDFAERLLPSELLSSADPNVTEEQFHDWYVIRRIGSIGLLWNKSGDGWLGISGLKSKERAAAIQRLLEKDSLREVWVEGIKVPLYIRSIDAPTLESVMLRESEEIGLQPRDSFAAVLAPLDNLLWERELVRQLFGFHYRWEVYKPAIEREYGYYVLPILYNDRFVGRFEPVMDKKNQTLNINNWWWEPGESLTPEMIPALGEALTALSRCVRASSVHFRPEVVTACGLEGLLQ
- a CDS encoding ATP-binding cassette domain-containing protein is translated as MANLVDRNFASGSIDVAIPLIELEQISKQYGRRPVLEDVSFTIEKGTATALIGRNGSGKSTLLSILAGLVHISSGKLSCKDSNLRIGYAPEMFPGLKLTPEQYLRSMGQISGLAPVLIEQELTTLFQLFKLEHFRKQSMLNFSKGMLQKINLIQSLLGSPSLLLLDEPMSGLDLPSMNKLADLLIGLRNKGTAIVFSVHEPQWIELLADQVHVIHEGKIVKSIQGSEKLNFKPSTYILLSNLSIQKLQQLKEMAGFIAINTFKDSCNIARTALTVTSSESDTFLRVILESGGSIQSVEPRGGSHDLEKWMNPRS
- a CDS encoding ABC transporter ATP-binding protein yields the protein MTQSTGKRLLEYALTAKKTFIAALLLLSIGVAAELAGPFIAKSMIDNHMLAIEKPYFSTTSPDKAAEYNNSLYKRGDRFEPGETKGQEIRVLQAGRSFYFINEAVTQPDGERKFIDGEMHITRGDNEVIYPAVKLSADELFAFYKPELPGIYQLVGMYAIFLVISIFAEFGKTYWLQSSANQVIRKLRTDVYAHIQRLPVHFFDNLPAGKVVSRVTNDTEAIKDLFIAVLSNFSTGIINITGVYIALFLLDVRLGLISLFIVPILVLWIVLYRKIATKYNTIIRSRLSEINAIINESIQGMSIVRIFRRQKQLSAEFENLNDDYLKYQNKMLNLNAFTSHNLVNSLRSLSFVMVLWYFGHGSITGSTFVSLGVLYAFVDVLGRLFQPITGMVNQLANLDTSMVSAGRVFTLMDEPGENVTDGSMPRYKGKVEFKNVSFAYKKDYVLRDISFEARPGETVALVGHTGSGKSSIINLLFRFYDPQKGDITIDGQKVTDIPKQWLRNHMGIVLQDPYLFTGTIASNVSLGDERISRERVERALREVGADKLLAHLPQGFDEPVIEKGSTLSAGQRQLISFARALSFDPAILILDEATSNIDTETESVIQDALEVLKKGRTTFIIAHRLSTIRSADQILVLHHGEIVERGSHDELMALGGRYFRMYQLQVGAAANSSDDNAGASNRPALGNLQPSLEKM